In the genome of Metabacillus litoralis, the window TAGGATTAAAACCTAGTCAGCCTTTTTCTTGGTTTATTACAGAAACTGCATTATTGTGGTTACGACATCCAGCTCCAGCACCTAGCCCTTCGAGGTCATAAGCCAATTTAGAATATAAGGCAAAGAACGCCTTCTATTCTAAATCGTCTTACGCTTGTCGGGTCTGAACGAGGCGCTTGCGCTTTTGTTCATTTACTCAGCATGCTCAAGACAGCTGTTATAAACGGTGCTGTAGATATGTTCAATATCAGCATCAGTCATATAAAGTAAAGAGTCTTTGTCAATTTCCTTCATTCTTTCAATAAATTCAATCATATTCTTACGTTCCTGTCTGTTCATCATTTCCCCATCTCCCTTTGGTTATTGTTATGGTACAGTTTATTGTTGTTAGTTGTATTATATAACAGATTATTAAAAATGTTCAAACCTTTTTTAAAAATTTTCAAAAAAGGCACTAGCAGGCTTTGAAAATAAAAAAGCTGACAAGATGTCAGCTTGAAAAATGATCCACGGAGGGCTTAGTAGATTTTTCTGTTGTTAAAATTGGTTTATAGATAGTAACGGCTATAAATATGAGTAACAACATACTGCTTATGATAAAGAAATAGCTAATATCGTTAGTGTATTTAATAAAAATACCACCTAAATAAGGGCCAGCTAGGCTGCCTACACTAAAGGCAACTCCACATAGGAGATTTCCGGTTGGGAGCAGGTTTTTTGGCATTAGGTCAGTCATGTAGCTAATTCCTAGTGAGAAGGTAGAGCCAACAACCATTCCAGATATGAATAAGCAAATAATAAGAGCAGTAGGAAAATTTTCAACAAAACTGGCTGTCGTAAAGCTCAAAAAACCAGTGAATAAGATAAACATTAACACAGTTCTTCTTCCAAATTTGTCACTTAAAATTCCAAGCGGAAGTTGAAATGTGATTGCTCCTATTGCAAAAGAAAACAGTAAAACAGAAATATTCGTTACATCAAGACCAATTCGGAGTGCGTAAACAGGAAAGCTACCGTTTAATGAGGATTCTAAAAATCCATAACCTAAAGGAGGTAAAAATGCAACCCATCCGTATTTCCATGCACTTTTAAATCGTTTCATTGTTTCTTTCATCGAATTAACCTCAATGGTTTGCTCAGGATAGTCGTTTTTTAAAAGAAACAATAGAGCCCAGCCTATAAAGCAAAGAACAGATGAAATAATAAAAGGCAATGCTTCGTTTATGTTAACGAGTGATGCGAGTAATGGACCTGCTGCAAAACCAACACCAAAAAATAGACCATACAGTGAAATGTTTCTTCCTCTTTTCTCCTCAGACGAAAATGAGGTAATCCAAGTTTGTGTACCAAAATGCAGGGCATGGTCACCAATTCCAATCAAAAGTCGTAGGCAAAACCAAAACCAAAAGGATTTCCATAATGGAAATAATGCAAGAGAGGAAGCAACGACTAAACCGCCGAGGATAATAATTGGTTTATAGCCAAACCGTTTTAATGGGTATTCCATAAAGGGAGATACTAAAAGAATCCCAATGTATAGAGCTGTTGCGTTTAAGCCATTTAAGTCTGAAGATAACCCACTATTTTCAAAAATAATAGCAATTAGTGGTAGAAGCATTCCTTGGCTAAACCCTGATATCCCGACAATAGAAACTAATATCCAAAAACGAACTCGTTGAGTATTCATGTAAGCACCTCTCATGATTTAGAAAATAATTCTTAAATGCCAGTAATACTTTAAACCGAATAACAAAATTATACAAGAAAAATAAGATAACATTACTTTTGTAATCGTCGTTTTTTAGATACAATAACTTAAAAACTGAGGTGAAGATAATGGAATTTAAAATGAAGAAAGAAGTTGGCTTTACAACAACAACAGAATATGGAGAATTGCATGTAGCGGGAGATGAAGCCTATGGATATAGACCATATCAACTAATGGTCGCATCAATTGCTGTTTGTAGTGGTGGTGTATTGCGGAAGATTTTAGCTAAGAAAAGAATAGAGATAGAGGATATAACGATATCTACTGATGTAGAACGTAATGAGGCTGAAGCAAATAAGATTGAAAAGATACATATTCACTATAAAATTAAAGGTCAAAATTTAAACGAAAATAAAATTCATCAATCAATTTTATTAGCTAGTAAAAATTGTCCAATGGCTCAGTCTGTTAAAGGGAGTATTGAGATTGAGGAAACATTTGAGTTGATTTAAAGTGAAAAGCCAGGTGAGTGATCACCTGGCTATATTTTTTATAATGATAGAATTTCCGGTTCACTTGAAGACTTTTCGAAATAACGATAAGAAGAAGGTGAAATTTTTAAAAGCATATAGTTAGGATCATCCGCACTTGGTATCCAATTTTTTAAGTGCTCATTCCAGAACTTTTCTTTAAGCTCTTTAGATTCCTCTACCATAACTGTTCCTTCCACTTCCACGTATGGATCGTCCCATCCATTACAATCATTTCCTAATAAAATATGAACATTAGGGTTTGTGTTAATATCCTCAACCTTGTGGGTATCTTTATTGGTAGCTGTATATAAAACTAAATCCTCGTTAAAAAACAGCATGAATCGAGAGAAAGGCTTGTTTTGACTGATAGTTGCTAATGTACCTACTTTATGATTTTGTACGACTTCAAGTAATTTATTCTTCAAATCCTCACTCATTGGATAAGCTCCTTTCTTTTCCTCATACAATATAGTTGCGTATGTAAATAGCTTCGCACTATATTAATGTGCAATAAAACGATGGATTTCATTCATCTTTAATGTAAAGGAAG includes:
- a CDS encoding BH0509 family protein is translated as MNRQERKNMIEFIERMKEIDKDSLLYMTDADIEHIYSTVYNSCLEHAE
- a CDS encoding MFS transporter; amino-acid sequence: MNTQRVRFWILVSIVGISGFSQGMLLPLIAIIFENSGLSSDLNGLNATALYIGILLVSPFMEYPLKRFGYKPIIILGGLVVASSLALFPLWKSFWFWFCLRLLIGIGDHALHFGTQTWITSFSSEEKRGRNISLYGLFFGVGFAAGPLLASLVNINEALPFIISSVLCFIGWALLFLLKNDYPEQTIEVNSMKETMKRFKSAWKYGWVAFLPPLGYGFLESSLNGSFPVYALRIGLDVTNISVLLFSFAIGAITFQLPLGILSDKFGRRTVLMFILFTGFLSFTTASFVENFPTALIICLFISGMVVGSTFSLGISYMTDLMPKNLLPTGNLLCGVAFSVGSLAGPYLGGIFIKYTNDISYFFIISSMLLLIFIAVTIYKPILTTEKSTKPSVDHFSS
- a CDS encoding OsmC family protein, with product MEFKMKKEVGFTTTTEYGELHVAGDEAYGYRPYQLMVASIAVCSGGVLRKILAKKRIEIEDITISTDVERNEAEANKIEKIHIHYKIKGQNLNENKIHQSILLASKNCPMAQSVKGSIEIEETFELI
- a CDS encoding pyridoxamine 5'-phosphate oxidase family protein, whose amino-acid sequence is MSEDLKNKLLEVVQNHKVGTLATISQNKPFSRFMLFFNEDLVLYTATNKDTHKVEDINTNPNVHILLGNDCNGWDDPYVEVEGTVMVEESKELKEKFWNEHLKNWIPSADDPNYMLLKISPSSYRYFEKSSSEPEILSL